The Gossypium arboreum isolate Shixiya-1 chromosome 4, ASM2569848v2, whole genome shotgun sequence DNA segment GCACCGGAGTCAAAACCACCCTGCATATGCGCGCGCACACACACATGTATGTACTCAAACCACGTATGTAAATGGTTGCTTTAAATTCGAAAAACAAGGGAATGGCCGAATGGGAGGTACCAAAAATGAAGTCTATGATAGCTATTacatatgttatatattatatgcatatgTTAGTGAATCACCTCAGCATCAGTTTTACCAAAGTAAGCTTGTTTTCCAAGAAGATAATCCACCTGCAAATATTCAATGAGAAGCAAATGGATGAGCAAAGAttaaatattgataaaatatttaagcTGGTGGGAAAATGGAATACCGAAGAGAGGAACTCCTCAGGGGAACCGTAGTCGGTGATGGACTTCTTGTCCGTGGGAGTGATCATGACGCTCAAATTGCTGGTGGTGTCGAAGTTGTCCTCGTACCTCAGCACTTGACCTGGGAACTCCACCTCTTTGCTTGGGTTCCATTTCGATGGTATCGACAGCTTGAATCCATCCCCACTGTATGGCATGAAGTCTGTGTCTGTTTTTGGCTTTCCAAATACATTTGCTGCATCCAAATCAACCCACTCATTTTCATTCACTTAAATTAATATCATTATCTCTTCATGCTAGCTAGGGTTCATGAGCCTAAACGTACGGCTgataaagaaaggaaaaagaaaaaggaagataATTACCAGCTTCACCATAGGCAGCATCAGCAGGAGAAACCTTAGAGCCAACAGCGGCAGCACCAATGAGTACAGTGAGAGCCAACCTACGGGACACAAGGCTTCCATCATCTTCCTGCTTTTGAGCCTTGCACACCACCTGCTGGGTAGGCTTCATGTTTGAAACCTGGCGCAGCGACGGCGATAATGATGATGATCTGCCATTGGTTGTGAGTGCGTGGTGGTGCAAGAAACATGCGGCGGAGGCCATGGTTGCTACTAGTGCTAGTGCTAATGCTAGTGCTCTCTAGGCTGGTTGGAAAAAATAAAATGAGTGTGAGAGGATTTGGATGTTTTAGATATGTGAAGGGAATTGGGGGTAGTGTGTGTCTGGATATTGGATGAGGAAGGAGGATTGGATCATGGATGTCGGGATAAGGCTCTTGAGGCTCTTATTCGTGCCACGTCACCTTTCTAACTCTTCCCTATGTCCACGTCAGATTTCATTTTGAATGGTTATGAACCAACACATACCactataataatttatatatatgttttatttttttatttaatgaaatatttttatttcatgttaaaATAAGTAATTACTAGTTAAATTAGTCTTATATGCCAGGAAAAAAATTTGATAAATAGGtagatttttttgaaaatttaaagaaatatatCGTTTTTAGAGGGAGTGCGTAAAAGTATGTCCAACTAAGTGAGTTTTTTGCTGACATGTTAAGAAAAGCGTGCCTAGTTAGTTAGACGCGTATTCTTTGGAATTTACAAAAAACATTTCCAATTAGGTGTACTTTTCTTGACATGTAGCTGGACGCGCTTTCATACACTCTCttaaaaaataacatattttcctaaattttcaaaaaatcgacCTATATGACCAATTAACAAACTTTACTGACATATTTGGCTAATTTAACTGTAAttactattaaaaataattaaaatatactaaatactaaatattaaGAAGAGTTGTATAGTAGTAAAACACATTACACTTTCAATGGAAGATGCAGATTTGAAAAAAGGCAGCTTCAAACATGAATTAACCAAAGTAATCTGATTTTACCcgaaaaacatataaatttcagtTAATTTGATTAACCGACTGAATTAATTGAAAAAGTTCGGttcgttaatttttttgaaaaaaatattggttcggttaacggttaaggGTTTAAAAGAGTCGATTAATTCAGTTAATAGTAGTTCGGGTCGGTTAACCGATTCCACTATTATAGAGTGACCAAATTGACAACTTTTCTAACGAGAgtgatcaaaataaataaaattttgaaatagatgACTAAAATAAGAACAACGATAATTTACccttattattatataaatctaTTTAAGAAAAGTTATTTTAACATAAACAGAAttcttattaaaattaaaataacataatatcaacttcataattaaaattataacatATATGGAGGAACAGCAGCACAAAGAAATGT contains these protein-coding regions:
- the LOC108458049 gene encoding oxygen-evolving enhancer protein 2, chloroplastic, coding for MASAACFLHHHALTTNGRSSSLSPSLRQVSNMKPTQQVVCKAQKQEDDGSLVSRRLALTVLIGAAAVGSKVSPADAAYGEAANVFGKPKTDTDFMPYSGDGFKLSIPSKWNPSKEVEFPGQVLRYEDNFDTTSNLSVMITPTDKKSITDYGSPEEFLSSVDYLLGKQAYFGKTDAEGGFDSGAVATANILESSSSTVGGKPYYFLSVLTRTADGDEGGKHQLITATVNNGKLYICKAQAGDKRWFKGARKFVESAASSFSVA